ggcaAACCTGTCTTTAGGAAAACCAAAGAAATTAGGTGTGTACGATTTACCCTTTTCTCTAACAGTGTGCTGAACTATAACATCTATTCtttttgatatactgtacataagtttcagttttctatgcatgcaaaacaataaaaaaaattatagtttaTGTTGAAGGAGTAGAACAGTTGGAACTCATTTTCAAATGGGTTTTTTGTCTCCACACTGTCAAGTGTGTCCTTCCCGTAGAAGACATTGTTTACCATAGTGTATAAAGAATAAGGTCCTCTTGTAACACCGACAGCTCAGAAAAAAGGCTTCCACTGATAAAAAAGTCAatagaaaagcagcaaaacatTGAACGATCTGCAGATTTTGTACTATTCCAATGGAACATCGTTTTTACCctctaaataaatacagtaaatctacACACTATCTGTGCTGTGAATTGCATTGTTAAAGGTCTTGGCATAGATTTTTATATGATTgattttttcattattgattttcatccatccacccGGCACCGACAGACTGAGAAGACTTGAAGGGCAGTCCACAGAGCTAACTCttgtcctcttctctcctttttccctGTAGGTTTTCTATAGAGAAGGGAATAGCTGGCCAAGTGGCTCAGACAGGGGAAGTCTTAAATATCCCAGATGCCTATGCAGACCCCCGGTTCAACCGGTAAACTTCAACAAGCACTGCAACAAGCcgtttttatttatcattttatatGATCATCAACAATCTAACTAACTGTCTTGAAGTTGTTCTATGATTTGTCCTGGACAATCTTTCTTCAGTTGACttattctttttctgtttgGGATAAAAACACGGTAGTCATACTCCCTCTCATTATAGAGGTCTTTGGTGTACTTTGATCTCACTTATGTGATGAATGTcatattatatttttgtttgtcttccttAACAGAGAGGTGGACCTCAAAACTGGCTACACCACGCGGAACATCCTGTGCATGCCCATTGTGAGCAGGGGGACCGTTATAGGTGTTGTACAGATGGTGAACAAGCTAAGCGGAAGTGCCTTCACTAAAACAGATGAGAACAACTTTAAGATGTTTGCTGTCTTTTGTGCTCTGGCCTTACACTGTGCAAATGTGAGTAAACTGAATTAGTCCTCAAATATTTAATTGACTAACTAATTTTctccaacaacaaaaacatgatcCATTCTCTTTACATCTGTCTGCACACACCTGCTCTTTATCTTTTGCAGTGTAGGTAGATTATATAATACTTCATGGCCATGAATACTTCATTCTTATTTTCATAGAACTGCACCTTTGACGTATTGCCCTCAATTCATACTGTAGCTGGAAGGCTTGTTGCAGCTGTTACTAGGCCGCGGGTTTCCCTATTTGTCAGAGAAGTCATTTCATTTTGCTCCAAGGTTGACAGAGACAGTGCCAGCTTCTATTTAAAATGTGCATTGCCccaaaaatgtgaataaaagcTTATTTTTTGACAGTGATGATTATTCCTTAAATGAAACACCAGCCGTTTCATGAATAAACTCTGGAAAGCTGCGttgtgtggtctgtctgtcaaagcctctcctctctgtggGGGCCTGACTCACCATCCTCTCGTGCGACAAACTTACGCAGGAGCAGCGTCACAAAGTTGGTTTTAAAATTGATGAGGCATGTTAATATTTTAAGACGAGAAGTCTGCATCCGTCCACTGACAGGATTTATGTTTAGCTGTAATTTATGCCCCGCGTCTCTAGGAAACTTGCTCGGGCCGGCTCCTGATTTATGCTGATTTATGGTGGAAGGTGTGAGGCTTGGCGTCTGTACCTGGGAACGGGGACAGGGATACAAACCAGATATGGACACACTTTTTGAAGACAGATAAAATATGATACAGGACTGTTGCGGACAACTTAACTTTCTCTGACCCTTTGGAAAATTCCAACAGTGATTCTTAAAGAATTCAACAAAGATATAAGATATTTTTACAGGTATTTATAGCGCTGGAGTTTTCAGTTTCCTCTCTCGATATTTTAAAGACTAATTCctgttctgtgtgtctctgcagaTGTACCACAGGATCCGGCACTCTGAATGCATTTACAGAGTGACGATGGAAAAGCTGTCTTACCACAGCATCTGCACATCAGAAGAATGGAAGACCCTCACCCAGCTCAACCTCCCTGCACCCATTTATAAAGAGATCGAGATGTGAGTGCCCCTTCAGGTTCAGTTTGGGGTTGttatctctgctctgctgtgagTGTGGTTGGTCTACAGCTATGTGTCTGTGAAAGTGACGATGACAGAGTCCAGAAGCTCTgtaagggaggggggggggggggggggggaggcaggaAGTGGTGGGTCTCTGGAGGACAGCCGTCAGTTTAACACACCCAGCTTCAGAAGTCCCCTTACCTGTCTCTCTGTACATGCTTATTTAGACTCCCCAtccatctctttctccctcctctaGGTTTCACTTTGACATCAGCCCCTTTGAGGAGATCTGGCCTGCTGTCTTTATCTACATGGTTCATAACTCCtgtggaaagaccaggtgatgcgTAACTCGGCCATGACAATGTCAGCGTCAGCTCTTCATTAAAGCTCAGCTTGATTAattgttgtattgttgttgtgtgtAGCTTTGAGCTGGAGAAGCTGTGTCGGTTCACCATGTCTGTACGGAAGAACTACCGGCGTGTGCCCTACCACAACTGGAAGCACGCAGTGACGGTGGCCCACTGTATGTACGTCATCCTACAGAAAACCTCTGGGATGTTCACAGAGCTAGAGGTTTGCTTCTTATTGAGTCTGGGTTTTACTGtttcaagacaaaaaaaaaaaaaaaaacaagatggggtggcggtagctcagtccgtagggagttgggttgggaaccagagggtcgttggttcaagtcccagtacggaccaaagtacacaGTGTGGATggtttgtgcatgaataggccctgagtgtgtgtgtatttcaggcctgtgtgtagtgataacaaaacagaatgtaaattgtaatttctccactggggatcaataaacagtataaattgaTATTAAGATCTGGGGGTTCTGATTTTAAGTTTTGTAATTGCCGTCATTCCACTCTGGTCTACAGAAGAAAGGTCTGTTGATCGCCTGCCTGTGCCATGATCTGGACCATCGGGGGTACAGTAACTCATACCTGCAGAAGTTTGACCATCCGCTGGCTGCTCTGTACTCCACCTCCACCATGGAGCAACACCACTTCTCTCAGACTGTCTCCATCCTACAGGTAGAGCTCAACTATGCAGAACTTAATGTACAATATATGTTATTCTTGTGAACGTAATATGTCTGGAACACCCTgagggaattttttttaatttggcacAAACATCCACTTGGACTTAAAGATGAACTCATTAGAATTTGGGGGTCATTGGTCAAAGGTCAATTTCACTGTGACCTCAATTAACACATTTGTGGCCATGAATCAAGAAGGAATATGCTGATTATGACAGCAGAACAAGAACTAGGCTTAAAATAGTTGAgtcaaatcttttttatttatacatcCCTATATCACAAATCAAAACTGTGCCTATAGAGGCTTCACAATCTGTAAATCCAACAACATCCTCTATCCTTAGACCCTCGTCTCAGATGAAGAACAACTCCCATTAATGAGCAAAATTGGACCCCAAGGTGCTTGCGTGAGTCCACCGTCTTAACTTCCTCTGTCTTTATGGCAGCCAGGACAGGGGGACTCCTGTTCCTCTGGTTGTCCACCACAAGTTCTTCACTTTTACTGATATTCAGCTTCAGGTGATTGTTGATGCAGCATGTGAGGAAGCTCTCTATCAGTCCTCTGTACTCCTCTGTAAAAATAGGCTTTGAGTAAAGATGGCATGTTTCTCAGTAGAAATTATTCACTGGAATACATTTCAATATAGTGAAAACTTCAATTTTGCccaaaaaatacacttaaaaCCTTTTCTGGAATTCCTCCAATGTCTTCACTACATACATGTTACATGCGTCCGGACAGACATAgatgtaaactgcaacttgactggTTGGCGGAGATAGTCTTCACATTTAtaagtacatttttactttcttcTAGTACTTTAATTACCGCATCATTTCTACAAAATCTaatctttacacacacacaaacacacacactgtcaaccAAAGGTCTATTTATAGGATCATATGACTTAGTTCTGAGTGCCCTCTTCTGTAACATCCAGGATCTGCGTGAACCTGCAACGGCCTGAGATGACCGTGGATTACAACCTGTTCTAGCTGAGCAGAACGCCTCATAAGTGGagcttttgcttttttattgatCTCTTTGTTTCTCATAGCTGGAAGGGCACAATATTTTCTCCAACCTGAATTCCAGCGAGTACGAGCAGGTGTTAGAGATCATCCGGAAGGCCATCATTGCCACAGACCTCGCCCTGTACTTTAACAACCACCAGCAGCTGACGGAGCTGCTGACCTTGAGTGTGCTGGACTTGAACAACCACTCACACAGGTCAGGTCACGACACGCACCAGTGCATAAGTCAGGTCAGGTTCACACCAGGTCTCATTGCATCACACGCAGACCTGGTGCACATACACGGCACACTGAGTTTCTGCTCATGGCTATAACGAGGCTTTGCTCCCCTCCAGGGACCGTGTGATTGGTCTGATGATGACAGCATGTGACCTGTGTTCTGTTACCAAGCAATGGCAAATCACACGACTCACAGCCAACGACATCTATGCTGAGTTCTGGGCTGAGGTACGATGGGATACTGCTGGAGtttaaacagttttatttttagtttaatttaaagcCGCCAGTATGACAGCTTTTAAACGGTAATGCTACTACACCAAGCTGTCAGACAATATCTAAAGTGCAAAATAGTGTTGTCTAGTGGTCAAAAGGTTTGCCACAGtgtgcaaaaagaaaaggaaatttctctctttatttcgTTCCACCACAGGGAGATGAGATGAAGAAGATTGGGTTGCAGCCAATCCCTATGttggacagagacaaaaaggacGAAGTTCCCCAGGGCCAAGTAAGACCAGAACTTTTACTCATGTGTCTCTAACTGGGCTCACTCtctaatttacacacacacacacactacaaaaaATTAGAAATGTCTGTATGTAAGTAGCCTCTACAGAATGCTATGtgtatatgtaatgtaataaactttacatagtaataaataataagggTTAAAATTTTGTTATACAGCACAGTTGAACAAAGACTGTGCCTGCCAGGGTATCAGATCAGTTAATTACTACAGTAAATTATCAAAACATCCCagacatttaatttttatttcatatttcttattttttggtCCGGTAAGGtacttatgtatgtatgtatgtatgtctgtgctGACTGTctataataattaaaattaataataatacatttctttaaaaaagaaatttaaaaaacaaaataaaaacttcccAGACAACTGAAAATCATGTGCTGCATTTCTGAATATTCCTTAATGTCATCATGACAGTCATTTGTTATACTGTTTGTGAACATGTTAATGCAAAGTTGCCTCTATTGGCTTAAATaattttgtttggtttatgttttgtttgttttttaaggtgGGATTCTACAATGCTGTCGCAGTTCCATGTTACACGACGCTGGCGGAGCTTTTCCCTCCATCCAGTCCTCTTCTAAGAGCCTGCAAGTAAGTCTTTGAAGCTGCACTTTTAAAGTAGAAGGAAAAGTCTTGTCCTTGGCTGGGTGCTTTGACTCAAAGCCAAGCAGGATTTTGAGGCGATAAGGAATGTATCTTGCGTATGTGTTTAGCAATAGAAGATTAAACAACTGTAtgtaggttttttttatttacacttcTTTTAGGTCTTGCATTTTGTTGTGCTGATCTCCCATCTGATTATGGCCAATAAATGCACTGACAACTTCTTGAAGTGCAACAAGTAGTGTGTGTTATGACCAGCAGCAATTGGCcagacaaataaaatgtaaaggtTATAAGGAGTACTTGTGTGTATTGGTGTGCATCCCACTTTCAactgaaaatacaaacacaacacgTGCTACTGCACTGCTGTTGGATTAAACAAACCTGTGCTAGAACTTGCTGGAAAGCATACTGTATTCAGTAAGACACATTTCAATGTAGAAGGCAGTGTACTAACAGGAAATGGTTGCTCTTCTATGGCGCACCAGTGTGTATGCACGTAACCTGCTGGTCTTTAAAAAGTTGTGACCTTGATCTGCGGGGAATGCAAACAAAGTGAGCAGTGTAATATATAAGCCCTAGGTGTACGTCAGCACCGGAGCCCTGGGTGGGCAACGAGCCTAGACACTGCGGAGCCCGGCTGCTTGTTGTGGGATCTGCCACAGACGTGTAAACTGTATCAGCCAGGCTAAGTGAAGGGAGGGGAACCACTTTCTGCACTTGTGTGTTGGGCTTATAGATTATAGTTTGGGGGGGTGGTTGACAACACAACATGATGGGGCAGCTACTGATACAGATGACTAATGAGATACACTGTTGCTGTGGAGACACATGGTTGaccatatgtttatttttgaatcATTATTGATATTTATGTAttgaatacataaataaagttgGTACAAATCCATTATATTCAGTTGTTTAATAGAGTAACTGGGTTTGGTTTATtgcagattttgttttgttgttgcagtgTGTGGACATATTGATATTTTCTGAACCATAACTTGCTATTCTGATAATGTGCGGTTATTTCTGTCTTAATATCATTACTACGGTTATAAAATAAAGGCATAATTGTATCTATCTTTTTTCAAAAGTCTGTCTCTAACAACATTGTGTCCAAACAATTTTTCACATCAGATGCACACCCTAGTGGCAACAAAGTGTTATACTGCTGCTATAGTGTGCTAACTAGCTTGCCCCATCAGTAGCTACAGTactatatttcattttttaacaaatacacatCTGAAAATAACATGACCAAAGCCATTATTACCCTAATATAATTagcatttaaagtaaaataccATTAGACAATTTCCttcagtgtgttttgtttgaaatgtcTGTCATACATCATAATTTTGTCCTGTTGTTGATAAAGTTTTCAATGTCTTGGATTCATGCCGACGTGATTTTATACTCTGATTTCAGATGCTATGCATTTAATTTCTTGCTGCATAAAGACATCTTTATGCAGTAAgaaattaaatgtttgtgttagtGACACAGACCTGAGTCTGAATCTGATAGaggatgttttgtgtgtgcagggAAAACCTGTGCCAGTGGGAGAAGATATCGCGGGGAGAAGTGCAGGACATAGTGCCCAACCGGCCTTGTGATTCAGGTCCTGTCAAGGTGGACAACTGACTACCAAAGGGGTTGCTGGCCCACAAAAGGAATACAACTAGAATCCTGCCACGGACCTGGACCTTTGTCGAGGGGAAAAAGAACCCACATCCTGTGTTAGCAGGAGACGGATCAGCTAAAGGCGACTTGactttgaaaacacacagttaCCTCATTGGGTGACAGAGGTGTAAACACTGACAGTTTCACCCAGAGACTGACAGACAGTCGATGGGGAGGGACTTCAACCCGTCACTCTACATCCACTCAGCTTGGAATTTCATTGGGTAGAATGGACTTGtgcgtttttgttgtttttattttggctgtgatgttcttttttttctttttttttatatgagctGATTCTTTTACGGTATTGTATTTGCAGAGGCCTTACTCTGAACCTTTTCACAGACTAGATATATGTGAAATCTTGTTGGTTcaggctttttttcttctttttttttttttttaaatggtactGTTTGCCTTCTGTGGTAGGTTTATCGTACGCGCACTACTCAGCAAGGTATTTCCAGAGACAGAAGGAATGTGTAGAGCAGATGTATGGTGTAATGCCACCTTATTGAGAAGGTGGATGTCGGAATGTTGTCgtagttttttattaatttctgaGCAAAAATCCTTTGCAGTACTTGAATAAAGACATACAGCCTATTTTACGTGGAGAAATCGCCCCGTCAGCATATCCGACAAAACGTGGATGAACTGAGACGAGAGGAGTTCTAGATAATGTCGACGCTTGTGAACAATCACAAGAGAGTCACAATGTTTCTCCCTGAAATGGACCCTGAAGCGCTGCCCCTCCTGGTGTTTGGGAACCTGCTGCATAGTacatctacttttttttttttttggattatcAGGATCTGACCCCAGGCCAGCGCTAACAATAATGTGTGTAGGACAGAGTTCACAAGATGAAGACAATGCACAAATTGCATCAGTTTTAGTAAGCCTGCATTCTACTGAATCGTAACATTGGTCACACCACTATCACATCAGGAATTATTTTACACAACAATCTGATTTCTCCTCATTAATCAGTAATCATGTCTAGAACTATGAATAAAACGGTAAAGACGAACGTTTAAAAATAAGAGGATACTGCCCAAGTGTCCCAACGGATTTGAAAGATTTCTTCATTTGAAGTGACACAACAAACTTTTTACTTGTTGCCTAGCTGATTACTCTAGCACCCTGATTTATAACTCCTTGTTAAGACGTGCTGAATTATTAAGGTATCAATTGAATCAATAGT
This window of the Etheostoma spectabile isolate EspeVRDwgs_2016 chromosome 17, UIUC_Espe_1.0, whole genome shotgun sequence genome carries:
- the pde10a gene encoding cAMP and cAMP-inhibited cGMP 3',5'-cyclic phosphodiesterase 10A isoform X3; the encoded protein is MEDGPSSTSCFRRLTDCFLGASLTDEKVKAYLSLHPQMLDDFVLESVSAETLDRWLKRKTSSRPADDTSAKNVSRYQDTNMQGVVYELNNYMEQRLDTGGDNKLLLYELCNIIKTATKADGFALYFLGECNNSLCMFTPTGAKDGPPSLIPSGPIAFGTTIAAHVAKTHKTLLVEDIIGDERFPDGTGQDSGIHVHSVLCLPIITAIGDLIAILELQRQWGKEPFNLSHQEVATANLAWASVAIHQVQVCRGLAKQTELNDFLLDVSKTYFDNIVAIDSLLEHIMIYAKNLVNADRCALFQVDHNNKELYSDLFDIGEEKEGKPVFRKTKEIRFSIEKGIAGQVAQTGEVLNIPDAYADPRFNREVDLKTGYTTRNILCMPIVSRGTVIGVVQMVNKLSGSAFTKTDENNFKMFAVFCALALHCANMYHRIRHSECIYRVTMEKLSYHSICTSEEWKTLTQLNLPAPIYKEIEMFHFDISPFEEIWPAVFIYMVHNSCGKTSFELEKLCRFTMSVRKNYRRVPYHNWKHAVTVAHCMYVILQKTSGMFTELEKKGLLIACLCHDLDHRGYSNSYLQKFDHPLAALYSTSTMEQHHFSQTVSILQLEGHNIFSNLNSSEYEQVLEIIRKAIIATDLALYFNNHQQLTELLTLSVLDLNNHSHRSGHDTHQDRVIGLMMTACDLCSVTKQWQITRLTANDIYAEFWAEGDEMKKIGLQPIPMLDRDKKDEVPQGQVGFYNAVAVPCYTTLAELFPPSSPLLRACKENLCQWEKISRGEVQDIVPNRPCDSGPVKVDN
- the pde10a gene encoding cAMP and cAMP-inhibited cGMP 3',5'-cyclic phosphodiesterase 10A isoform X4 encodes the protein MSKKRKSPDDQDFDESPPAGCSDQGLTDEKVKAYLSLHPQMLDDFVLESVSAETLDRWLKRKTSSRPADDTSAKNVSRYQDTNMQGVVYELNNYMEQRLDTGGDNKLLLYELCNIIKTATKADGFALYFLGECNNSLCMFTPTGAKDGPPSLIPSGPIAFGTTIAAHVAKTHKTLLVEDIIGDERFPDGTGQDSGIHVHSVLCLPIITAIGDLIAILELQRQWGKEPFNLSHQEVATANLAWASVAIHQVQVCRGLAKQTELNDFLLDVSKTYFDNIVAIDSLLEHIMIYAKNLVNADRCALFQVDHNNKELYSDLFDIGEEKEGKPVFRKTKEIRFSIEKGIAGQVAQTGEVLNIPDAYADPRFNREVDLKTGYTTRNILCMPIVSRGTVIGVVQMVNKLSGSAFTKTDENNFKMFAVFCALALHCANMYHRIRHSECIYRVTMEKLSYHSICTSEEWKTLTQLNLPAPIYKEIEMFHFDISPFEEIWPAVFIYMVHNSCGKTSFELEKLCRFTMSVRKNYRRVPYHNWKHAVTVAHCMYVILQKTSGMFTELEKKGLLIACLCHDLDHRGYSNSYLQKFDHPLAALYSTSTMEQHHFSQTVSILQLEGHNIFSNLNSSEYEQVLEIIRKAIIATDLALYFNNHQQLTELLTLSVLDLNNHSHRDRVIGLMMTACDLCSVTKQWQITRLTANDIYAEFWAEGDEMKKIGLQPIPMLDRDKKDEVPQGQVGFYNAVAVPCYTTLAELFPPSSPLLRACKENLCQWEKISRGEVQDIVPNRPCDSGPVKVDN
- the pde10a gene encoding cAMP and cAMP-inhibited cGMP 3',5'-cyclic phosphodiesterase 10A isoform X2, translating into MSKKRKSPDDQDFDESPPAGCSDQGLTDEKVKAYLSLHPQMLDDFVLESVSAETLDRWLKRKTSSRPADDTSAKNVSRYQDTNMQGVVYELNNYMEQRLDTGGDNKLLLYELCNIIKTATKADGFALYFLGECNNSLCMFTPTGAKDGPPSLIPSGPIAFGTTIAAHVAKTHKTLLVEDIIGDERFPDGTGQDSGIHVHSVLCLPIITAIGDLIAILELQRQWGKEPFNLSHQEVATANLAWASVAIHQVQVCRGLAKQTELNDFLLDVSKTYFDNIVAIDSLLEHIMIYAKNLVNADRCALFQVDHNNKELYSDLFDIGEEKEGKPVFRKTKEIRFSIEKGIAGQVAQTGEVLNIPDAYADPRFNREVDLKTGYTTRNILCMPIVSRGTVIGVVQMVNKLSGSAFTKTDENNFKMFAVFCALALHCANMYHRIRHSECIYRVTMEKLSYHSICTSEEWKTLTQLNLPAPIYKEIEMFHFDISPFEEIWPAVFIYMVHNSCGKTSFELEKLCRFTMSVRKNYRRVPYHNWKHAVTVAHCMYVILQKTSGMFTELEKKGLLIACLCHDLDHRGYSNSYLQKFDHPLAALYSTSTMEQHHFSQTVSILQEGHNIFSNLNSSEYEQVLEIIRKAIIATDLALYFNNHQQLTELLTLSVLDLNNHSHRSGHDTHQDRVIGLMMTACDLCSVTKQWQITRLTANDIYAEFWAEGDEMKKIGLQPIPMLDRDKKDEVPQGQVGFYNAVAVPCYTTLAELFPPSSPLLRACKENLCQWEKISRGEVQDIVPNRPCDSGPVKVDN
- the pde10a gene encoding cAMP and cAMP-inhibited cGMP 3',5'-cyclic phosphodiesterase 10A isoform X1 gives rise to the protein MSKKRKSPDDQDFDESPPAGCSDQGLTDEKVKAYLSLHPQMLDDFVLESVSAETLDRWLKRKTSSRPADDTSAKNVSRYQDTNMQGVVYELNNYMEQRLDTGGDNKLLLYELCNIIKTATKADGFALYFLGECNNSLCMFTPTGAKDGPPSLIPSGPIAFGTTIAAHVAKTHKTLLVEDIIGDERFPDGTGQDSGIHVHSVLCLPIITAIGDLIAILELQRQWGKEPFNLSHQEVATANLAWASVAIHQVQVCRGLAKQTELNDFLLDVSKTYFDNIVAIDSLLEHIMIYAKNLVNADRCALFQVDHNNKELYSDLFDIGEEKEGKPVFRKTKEIRFSIEKGIAGQVAQTGEVLNIPDAYADPRFNREVDLKTGYTTRNILCMPIVSRGTVIGVVQMVNKLSGSAFTKTDENNFKMFAVFCALALHCANMYHRIRHSECIYRVTMEKLSYHSICTSEEWKTLTQLNLPAPIYKEIEMFHFDISPFEEIWPAVFIYMVHNSCGKTSFELEKLCRFTMSVRKNYRRVPYHNWKHAVTVAHCMYVILQKTSGMFTELEKKGLLIACLCHDLDHRGYSNSYLQKFDHPLAALYSTSTMEQHHFSQTVSILQLEGHNIFSNLNSSEYEQVLEIIRKAIIATDLALYFNNHQQLTELLTLSVLDLNNHSHRSGHDTHQDRVIGLMMTACDLCSVTKQWQITRLTANDIYAEFWAEGDEMKKIGLQPIPMLDRDKKDEVPQGQVGFYNAVAVPCYTTLAELFPPSSPLLRACKENLCQWEKISRGEVQDIVPNRPCDSGPVKVDN
- the pde10a gene encoding cAMP and cAMP-inhibited cGMP 3',5'-cyclic phosphodiesterase 10A isoform X5 encodes the protein MSKKRKSPDDQDFDESPPAGCSDQGLTDEKVKAYLSLHPQMLDDFVLESVSAETLDRWLKRKTSSRPADDTSAKNVSRYQDTNMQGVVYELNNYMEQRLDTGGDNKLLLYELCNIIKTATKADGFALYFLGECNNSLCMFTPTGAKDGPPSLIPSGPIAFGTTIAAHVAKTHKTLLVEDIIGDERFPDGTGQDSGIHVHSVLCLPIITAIGDLIAILELQRQWGKEPFNLSHQEVATANLAWASVAIHQVQVCRGLAKQTELNDFLLDVSKTYFDNIVAIDSLLEHIMIYAKNLVNADRCALFQVDHNNKELYSDLFDIGEEKEGKPVFRKTKEIRFSIEKGIAGQVAQTGEVLNIPDAYADPRFNREVDLKTGYTTRNILCMPIVSRGTVIGVVQMVNKLSGSAFTKTDENNFKMFAVFCALALHCANMYHRIRHSECIYRVTMEKLSYHSICTSEEWKTLTQLNLPAPIYKEIEMFHFDISPFEEIWPAVFIYMVHNSCGKTSFELEKLCRFTMSVRKNYRRVPYHNWKHAVTVAHCMYVILQKTSGMFTELEKKGLLIACLCHDLDHRGYSNSYLQKFDHPLAALYSTSTMEQHHFSQTVSILQEGHNIFSNLNSSEYEQVLEIIRKAIIATDLALYFNNHQQLTELLTLSVLDLNNHSHRDRVIGLMMTACDLCSVTKQWQITRLTANDIYAEFWAEGDEMKKIGLQPIPMLDRDKKDEVPQGQVGFYNAVAVPCYTTLAELFPPSSPLLRACKENLCQWEKISRGEVQDIVPNRPCDSGPVKVDN
- the pde10a gene encoding cAMP and cAMP-inhibited cGMP 3',5'-cyclic phosphodiesterase 10A isoform X6 — translated: MEDGPSSTSCFRRLTDCFLGASLTDEKVKAYLSLHPQMLDDFVLESVSAETLDRWLKRKTSSRPADDTSAKNVSRYQDTNMQGVVYELNNYMEQRLDTGGDNKLLLYELCNIIKTATKADGFALYFLGECNNSLCMFTPTGAKDGPPSLIPSGPIAFGTTIAAHVAKTHKTLLVEDIIGDERFPDGTGQDSGIHVHSVLCLPIITAIGDLIAILELQRQWGKEPFNLSHQEVATANLAWASVAIHQVQVCRGLAKQTELNDFLLDVSKTYFDNIVAIDSLLEHIMIYAKNLVNADRCALFQVDHNNKELYSDLFDIGEEKEGKPVFRKTKEIRFSIEKGIAGQVAQTGEVLNIPDAYADPRFNREVDLKTGYTTRNILCMPIVSRGTVIGVVQMVNKLSGSAFTKTDENNFKMFAVFCALALHCANMYHRIRHSECIYRVTMEKLSYHSICTSEEWKTLTQLNLPAPIYKEIEMFHFDISPFEEIWPAVFIYMVHNSCGKTSFELEKLCRFTMSVRKNYRRVPYHNWKHAVTVAHCMYVILQKTSGMFTELEKKGLLIACLCHDLDHRGYSNSYLQKFDHPLAALYSTSTMEQHHFSQTVSILQLEGHNIFSNLNSSEYEQVLEIIRKAIIATDLALYFNNHQQLTELLTLSVLDLNNHSHRDRVIGLMMTACDLCSVTKQWQITRLTANDIYAEFWAEGDEMKKIGLQPIPMLDRDKKDEVPQGQVGFYNAVAVPCYTTLAELFPPSSPLLRACKENLCQWEKISRGEVQDIVPNRPCDSGPVKVDN